In the Drosophila teissieri strain GT53w chromosome 3R, Prin_Dtei_1.1, whole genome shotgun sequence genome, CCGTGTACTATCCCAAAAAGCGATCATCTGCGCCCACACTCAATATTTCGCAGGGTGTGCTGGCCATGCTAGTGATTTTCTACTCTATCAAGGCTTTCACATATTAAATTCCAATATGGTTcaagaaatttattaatttaaaatctaaACACCCATTTTATTGACGGTCTTGTTTTTTGCACATAGTAAGTTTTTTTATAATGTTCGGGGAGACATCTGGAGCATTAGATTATGTCTAAAAAAGCtcgtttttgaatttaaataactacattttatgatttttgaCAGTAAATTGCATCCCAAAATCTGtaagatatttaaattatatcgTATAATGCAATCTATAAATCAAGAACACCATAGCGGTATTTTATTCTATTTCGCTGGGCTTATAGGGATGGAACAGGAACTTTTGCAATATGATATATCATATATAAAGTAAGTCCCATATAACAACTATCGAAATACTTCAATTGCAAAATTGCAATTCACTTAATAGTCGATTTTACGCTTTATTTACATCAAGCGCCATCTACCTATTGGTAGCAGAACTTATTTGGCACACGTTCTTTACATTGTCAAATTTTTTGGCGCCATGTGAGCTTATGATTCATTAAGCAATCTGGCAGTAATAGGTGGCGCTTTAAGTTTCCAACTTAAGACATAGAGTTTATTATGGAAATcagtaaaaatgtatatacgtatattcttttaatttattagtaAGGTTCCTTTTAGTTAGAACCCCAATGTGTAACTGATTTTGCAAAATGCATTATTCCTTTAACTATAGCTTTTATCggtggcaaatggaaaatggactTTGGTCAGAAGATTTCGATTGGTTTAAACTGTGACCTGATCTATACGTCGCCGGGTAGCatcttttgtttaatttatttggattGGTCAAAGCTTTTATGCTGACGAATGGGCCATTGGACCCTTTGAATACAAGTTTGAAATTTGTGTGAAATGTTTACAACTAGGGTGCCGTCGATCGTGAGTaagatttatgtttattttaagtttagatgtacacacacagccacagtAGGCTCTGGACTTATATTGTTGACAAATGGAATAATGGGTATCTCGGGATAAACAGGTAGTTGACAGGGTTTGGTGTCTAGAGTATTTGCGCATACGTCACTTaaatataatcataaaattCCCATTGTCAAAGTAAATATCTCACATTTGTGtttgaatggaaaatgtttgctaCACCTCGAAATAACTTCACTGAAGGTCCCTTGTGCCACTCTACTCCGAGATCCGAAAAAGGCAAGTCGCATCTCGAGCCCAAGTATGTTGCGAAGCTGCCCGTGAGTATCTATGGATGGTATCGGGTCCTCATATTTAGCACGGATCGTCAAGAGACATTTAATCGAGTGCTGCGGCGTATTCGCAGAGTTCTGAACCCCTTGAAGATAAATCCGCGGTATAAGCACACAGGTGGGGAACATGATACGGCTGAGGACTCTGGCGCCCTCTTCACGTTCTTCGTGGACAGTTACGACGTTGCAAGTGCGTTGTGCCGCCGTGGATGGCTGGATAATCGGGTCTGGTTGAAGGTCAGTGACCGAATGCCCAAGATCTGGATTAACACATTCTTTAGGCTGCGGTTGACAAGAGTGCTGTTGGATAGGTATAATCCGGGTGAGCACGGCTTGGATCTCACGCTGTTTTATAAAGATGAGGGCTTAGACAGAGGCTTTTGCGCCCTCGCGGAATCTAACTGTTTGAGCACGGTGCTCGGGATTGTAGGGAGGGAAATGCCGGAGCTAGAGGTTCTGATTTTGGATAGGAATCACCTGACCAATCTGTGGGCCTTTACACTAATGGAGCGGCGCTTTCCACGACTTCAGAGCATATCTTTGAAACAGAACAATATCGGAAACGTCAATTCGTTGCGGGTTTTCCAGTTTCTTCCCCTAACTGAACTGAACCTCCAGAACAATCCTTTGCCCGCCGGTTACGAAAAGGAAGTCCGAGATATTTGGCCAAGTTTGCAGGTGCTCAACGAAATACAAGTGACTCCCGACCCGAAAATgatgcaattattttaaagagcGTTGCAACTTACTGACATCAATGTGGAGTTGTACCGAAGGCAATGTATGAACATATATATTGGGGCTCCAGTCTTAGAGGCAGCAGTCCTTTGAGTTCAATGATCTCTGTGTTGGTTCAAGATTTTGAATTACCTTTATGTTGTGATTTCGAAGAATTCATCTGTTGTCCTAACATAAATTGGTTATGAATCGCTTAACAAATCTGGATATAAATACATTGACAATAACAATTCGataaataagataaataaGTAGTATTCCCTCCTGCCATGTAGGAACTTTTGCAAAAACCTTTAATGAAAAAAACGCGTGGCTTTCGCATTTTTACACACTTGAGCGTCAGTTTCTTGGGCCACTTCAATTACGTAATTTGCCTGTTAACCCAAATGTAATGTCCTTACTCAAAACCAAGAAAAGTTTCCTTTTTCGGCGACTTTTTGGCATAGAACTTTGTACTTGTTACTTTTCACTTTGTGTTTTATCCATGGCCGAAGCGAAAAGCTCAAAAGGTGAAACGCTTGCCACTACCGCTGCCGTGCAGTTGTTGTCGTTATTTTGTTCCCCGAGTGCAAAATGagttacaaattattaaaagagACGTGGACACAACGCCTACGCACTGGCAGCAATTTCCCACGCCGACCGCAGACCGAGATTGCACTGAGGAAAAAACTCGAATAAAAGAATGCTACTAAACGTCCTTTACACCCCCATAAAAGTTATTAGGCTAATTAAAGATTCTTAGCGGGAAATTGCAAGCAGCTTATACGTGTGTCACAAATTGATGAAATTTATCCTATAAAtaatccttttttttatgtgcaAGGCTAAGAGcgagaatgagaatgagaatggaAAAAGTAATGGAAACAAGAAGTGGTTGCAGCGGTGCGGTGTTGGCCCAAACGGAAGTTGGCGCTGATGGCcgggctttggctttggctttggccaacTTCAAGATGCTGCTCCCAGGGCATGGGCCACTCGCTTTTCACTTTCTTGgcactttattttaatttctgagGCGTTCCGAAGTTTCCCCTCTCTGTGTTTTTTCCAACACTTCCATGCTGCCTGTACTTAGTTGGGGCTAAGTAGAAATTACTTCAACTTGCGGCTTGGCCGCTCGCTTTTTCCAGGTCAGCCAGGGAAGAAACTCTCACAAGCATCATAATGTAGAAATGATATCAAAGGGCTTCCATCTAACTGAGGACATAATTCcgaaactattttattttcaaatgctGTATTCCAACAATATTCAACAATTCGTCAACGAGTGCTTAAAAGTGATTTTCGaagtatttcaatttgattaatACGCTTTGTGGGGAATGTCTTGAAAGCAAACCAAAAGATACATTCAATAATACGCGTTTTAATGTACTGACCCCTAATATAAACCCAGGTTGCCTTAAGTGCACTTAAAGCATTCCACATTCCTCCAAATTTCTCCAATACCGATTATTTTGTTCTGTATCCACCTGTTCCTCAATAAGTCTAGTCGCCTCTTTGTATTCTTTGGTATCCTTGAGGTCTTCATTTTTGAATTGTAGTTTGCAAATCTTGAAGCTATCATTTAAAGTAAAGTAATTAAAGTTAATAAATCATAGATAGATAAATCATTATAATTTGCAAGTGTTCTAATATCTTGTGGACCACTTCACCataaaaattagttttaatcTTCATTCTTCATATGCATATGAAACTTACTGCTCTGATTCAAGGAGCCAGACAAATTGAACAACCTTAACCTTCTTAAAACCTCGTTTATATTCATATTGATTTAACTTATTACAGATATTGTAGGTGCGTTCTATAATTTACTGAATTATGTCATCAGCTTGGTTTGCATCATCAAAGGATTGTTTGCatctctaaaaaaaacaagagagaacgctatagacgagttccccgactatctgataccctttactcagctattgaaagtgcgaaggaggctcttcaacactgacattttttggcgctttgtggacgttagagtgggcgtggcaaaaagttgttctgcagatcgatagaaatttacattacttacaaaaaaatgaaaaaatatcaaaacattttttaaaagtgtgggcgtggcagcgttgggcgatttgtgggcgttagagtgggagtggcaaaaaatttgtttgcaaatcgagaaaaatttacaaggctaaaaaaaaatgaaaaaaaatcgacaaacttgcgctgcgggtatgtctctggagtccgtatgcttaatctcaactttctagcttttgtagttcctgagatctcagcgttcatacggacggacagacggaagaacatacggacggacagacggacatggccagatcgacttggctattgatcctgatcaataatatatgtatatactttatatggtcggaaacgcttccttctgcctgttacccttttactctacgagtaacgggtatactgaaaaaaaaaaccaacacattttttgaaagcgtgggcgcggcagttttgggcggcttgtgggcgttagtgtAGGCGTGGTAATAAAATTTTGGCAAGAAATtggcaagacaaataataaaataaaacaagagagaacgctatagtcgagttccccgactatctgatacccgttactcagctagtggaagtgcgaaggcgagtcttcaacactgacagtttttttcggtttgcgggcgttagagtgggcgtggcaacatgaatcaacaaacttgcgctgcgtctatgtctctggagtccgtatgtttaatctcaactttctagcttttgtagtttctgagatctcgacgttcatacggacagacggacagacggacggacggacggacagacggacggacagacggacatggccagatcgactcggctactgatcctgatcaagaatatatatactttatatggtcggaaacgcttccttctgcctgttacatacttttcaacgaatctagtatacccttttactctacgagtaacgggtataattagtcTGAGTGCGCCTTTTTCTAAAAAGTCAAAGCAAGCATAAATGGCAAACGTACTCGTAATAGTCCTGTGTTCGTATTTTAAACTACTTAATATGATGTCTACAATAATGAGCAAAATAATTGTAGCGCTGAACTCTGAAATACAAGTAAGGTACCCAACATTCCCACAACGTTACTGTTTAGAGAACTTCACTTTTCATGTGGAATGTATTGATTTAAAGCTTTCTTCTTGCGTTCTTTGAGAGCCATATAAAAACGATAAAATCGGGAAATAGCTGAATACAGTGTGTGGAGTGCTGAGTgcataaatacaatttatgtacgcaagttttatattttccctttCCTTTTCCGTTTCTTGTTCTTTTTCCCGATCATCCGTTTCTGGGTTTTGGGAACGACAACTGGGGGCGTGGCTTCAGCCATAAAGCTAACAAATTGCTGACACAACATATGAATGACAATATATCAGTGGCGGAACCAGCCAGCtgagtggctgctgctgaataACGTATGATTTACGGATAGAAAACTCAATGAAAATGACGCGTACCAATACGAAACCCCTGaataaattcgattttaaatGCCCAACTTACCTTTAGCGAAAATagtttgcatacttttgaCACTTCCGTATTCATCAACAACTTAACATTTAAGCATAAATTTTCTCTTAATTTTAAAGAGCTCATTCAACAAAAAAAGCCGCAAGCAGCAGGCCACCTTAAAGCTTAAGTAAACACAAACAGAACAAatacattcatatatgtaACAGAATAGGGTCAAGCGGAAAAAATCATTTCCGTATAAGCCAACCGAAAAGGGTGCCCAAAACATATGGGACAATATTATGCAACTTTTTATTGAGTTTTCCGCCAAGGCCACCGCCACCATTCAGaagatgtatgtatgtatttcttGCTTGAGGGAACATTTTTTCAGGATCAGGGAAAGCATCTCGGCCGAAAGCGCTGCAACGTCTCAGCATGCTCGtcaattaatcaaattgaCACTTGTACCGTCGACAGATCGTGGCCATCTTAATATTTCTAGGAATGAAATGGTATTTGTCATTTGACATCCGTTCCTCGTGTCAGAACATTCCCAAAGAATGAGAAAGCGGTGCGTAGCGGCATTGTGTACCTTCCATGTTGATGAGGAGGGTGGGTCAAGCCCATATAGCGATTTCGATTGGCTCTTTTTGCCGCCGGACTTCTGACGGACAAATGTTGTTCAATATGCGACGTTTGACTTTGTGGCCCAcggaaacaaaaaacaggaaGTGACAGTGGCTTTGTGGTTGTGATACTTTCAGTAGTTCAGTAGTTATTTCGTGTGCGTTGGGCGCTGTTTAAATTCCGCTGCAACTGACAGGTTGTCCCCCTTCCTTGCGGGGCACTAGGCCATTCTTCATTACCTTAGCTATTTCAGCGGTAACtaagaaatatacataaatatctaTTTACCTATATATGTAGGTCCGCTTTCCTCAATatcatttgattttccccTGAACATTGACTCTAGCATTATATCACtctttaaattattaactGGTTAAATTTAACGCGTATCCTACTAGATTTATAGAAATacaatgcattttaaaatacaaaaatatcaagACAAATCATAAATCACAAAATCCAAGGCAAGCAACTATAATAGCAATTGACTGACCATCTGGCCAAATAATAATCAAGAACGATTACGGTGATTTGTCAGGAGTACCCTTAAGTGCCGTAAAAGTTAGCCCACAAGCAAGTTTAAGGATCCTAAACTCACTAACAAATTTGTAATTGATTGCAAGGAACTTGTGTTTAGCTTGCcagtaaaataaatgaagtttaaCATAGAAAGTAACCAGCTATTTGAGCACCACATGGGAAAGGAACAATATTCACACAATAAATTGATTGAAGTTCATTCAACTGGTTTTCGACGGAATGGGAACGGGGCTTACGATTCGATTTGTTTAGCTTTAATCTGCTCCCCATTCATAAAAAGTtggaaaaatcaaatgaattttcaTTCCTATTTACACAAAAGCACAAAGGTTCGGATAGGAAATGCAAACATTGTCATAATCAGCCTACAGGCACTTAAGTACatttgcgtatacgtaatacgGCAGTCACTTTGAGCTTA is a window encoding:
- the LOC122621402 gene encoding nuclear RNA export factor 1, with product MFATPRNNFTEGPLCHSTPRSEKGKSHLEPKYVAKLPVSIYGWYRVLIFSTDRQETFNRVLRRIRRVLNPLKINPRYKHTGGEHDTAEDSGALFTFFVDSYDVASALCRRGWLDNRVWLKVSDRMPKIWINTFFRLRLTRVLLDRYNPGEHGLDLTLFYKDEGLDRGFCALAESNCLSTVLGIVGREMPELEVLILDRNHLTNLWAFTLMERRFPRLQSISLKQNNIGNVNSLRVFQFLPLTELNLQNNPLPAGYEKEVRDIWPSLQVLNEIQVTPDPKMMQLF